CCATGTCCAACAACAGCAGCGATTTTTCGCGTCGTAAGTTCCTCAAGGCCGGCGCCGCCGCCGTGGCTGCTGCCCCGGTGGCTGCCCTGGTTGGCGGTGGTACCGCCTTCGCCGCCGAGCGGCTGACCAAGGACGACCCCCAGGCCAAGGCCATGAAGTACGTCCACGACGCCGCCAACTCCGACCAGGCCGGTGACGGCGAGAACTGCGCCAACTGCGCCCTCTATACCGGGGACCGCAGTGCCGACTGGGGCGGCTGCTCCATCTTCGGCGGCCGTGAGGTCAACACCAAGGGCTGGTGCACCGCCTGGGCTTCCGCCGGCTAACGACTGCGCGGTTCAGGTCGGTACAAGGGGCTGGGCCAGCAGGTCCAGCCCCTTTTTTGTGTGCCGGACCGGCCGCGGGGTAATGCGCCGTCAGGTGTGTCGATGTTCAGCCCTGTTTCAGGTGGCGCCGGTAGGGTGTTGTAAGACCCTGAAACCGGAAGGAGCCTGCCATGGTTGGTACAAGTAAGCACGCCGAATCGCAGACGCGAGTCTGGGACCCCTGGGTCCGGATCTCCCACTGGACCCTGGCAGCAGCCTTCTTCGGCGCCTACTTTATCGTGGAAGAACCGCTGGCCGTTCATGTCTGGCTGGGCTACCTGGTGGGAGCACTGCTCC
This region of Thiohalospira halophila DSM 15071 genomic DNA includes:
- a CDS encoding high-potential iron-sulfur protein, with the protein product MSNNSSDFSRRKFLKAGAAAVAAAPVAALVGGGTAFAAERLTKDDPQAKAMKYVHDAANSDQAGDGENCANCALYTGDRSADWGGCSIFGGREVNTKGWCTAWASAG